A single region of the Latilactobacillus curvatus JCM 1096 = DSM 20019 genome encodes:
- the gltX gene encoding glutamate--tRNA ligase, with product MAKNKIRVRYAPSPTGHLHIGNARTALFNYLFARHNKGTFVIRIEDTDTKRNIADGENSQLDNLKWLGMDWDEGPDKPGDFGPYRQSERREIYTPLIEELVAKGLAYESYKTEDELTEEREAQKAAGEAPRYIYEYEGMSDDEIKASQEAAKAKGLQPVVRLRLPKDHVYKFDDIVKGEISFESDRLGGDFVIMKRDGMPTYNFAVVVDDHLMEITHVLRGDDHIANTPKQLAVYEAFGWEPPVFGHMTLIINTETGKKLSKRDESVLQFIEQYRELGYLPEAMFNFIALLGWSPVGESELFNRQEFIKQFDPKRLSKSPASFDQKKLEWVNNQYVKQSDPNKIMDLSLESLIKAGKIAENPDSKMIEWARHLIALYQDQMSYTAQIVEMSDVFFEEPEQLDAEALEELNNETASVVLKEFSERLKDLTLFTAPRIMQIIKGIQKDTKIKGRQLYMPIRIATTREMHGPSLPDSIELLGKDRVLAHLEKTLAEIK from the coding sequence ATGGCAAAAAATAAAATCCGAGTGCGGTATGCGCCAAGTCCAACAGGTCATTTGCACATCGGGAATGCTCGTACAGCATTGTTTAACTATTTATTTGCACGTCACAACAAAGGGACTTTCGTGATTCGGATTGAAGATACTGACACGAAAAGAAACATTGCTGACGGTGAAAACAGTCAGTTAGATAATTTGAAGTGGCTAGGTATGGATTGGGATGAAGGTCCAGATAAGCCTGGTGACTTTGGTCCTTATCGTCAATCAGAACGTCGCGAAATTTACACGCCTTTAATTGAAGAGTTAGTGGCTAAGGGATTAGCTTACGAATCATACAAAACAGAAGATGAATTAACTGAAGAACGGGAAGCCCAAAAAGCAGCTGGCGAAGCACCACGTTACATCTACGAATACGAAGGTATGAGTGATGATGAAATTAAGGCTAGCCAAGAAGCTGCTAAAGCAAAAGGCTTACAACCAGTTGTTCGTTTACGTCTTCCTAAGGATCACGTTTACAAGTTTGATGACATTGTTAAAGGTGAAATCAGCTTTGAATCAGATCGTTTAGGTGGCGACTTTGTCATCATGAAACGCGATGGGATGCCAACATATAACTTTGCCGTTGTCGTTGATGATCACTTGATGGAAATCACCCATGTCTTGCGTGGGGACGATCATATCGCCAACACGCCAAAACAATTGGCTGTCTACGAAGCCTTTGGTTGGGAACCACCAGTCTTTGGCCACATGACATTGATCATCAATACTGAAACAGGTAAGAAGTTAAGTAAACGTGATGAATCAGTGCTTCAATTTATCGAACAATACCGCGAATTGGGTTACTTACCAGAAGCGATGTTTAACTTTATCGCCCTATTAGGTTGGTCACCAGTTGGCGAAAGCGAATTGTTCAATCGCCAAGAATTCATCAAACAATTTGATCCAAAACGTTTGAGCAAATCACCAGCTAGTTTCGATCAAAAGAAACTCGAATGGGTGAATAACCAATACGTTAAACAATCAGATCCAAACAAAATCATGGATCTTTCGTTAGAAAGCTTGATTAAAGCGGGTAAAATCGCTGAAAATCCTGATAGCAAAATGATCGAATGGGCCCGTCATTTGATTGCGTTATACCAAGATCAAATGAGCTACACAGCTCAAATCGTTGAAATGTCAGATGTCTTCTTTGAAGAACCTGAACAATTAGACGCCGAAGCGCTTGAAGAATTAAATAACGAAACAGCATCCGTTGTTTTGAAGGAATTCAGCGAACGCTTGAAAGATTTAACATTATTCACAGCACCACGGATTATGCAAATCATTAAAGGCATCCAAAAAGATACGAAGATTAAAGGCCGTCAATTGTACATGCCAATTCGGATTGCAACGACTCGCGAAATGCATGGTCCATCATTACCTGATTCAATCGAATTGTTAGGTAAAGACCGTGTCCTAGCCCACCTTGAAAAGACATTAGCAGAAATTAAATAA
- a CDS encoding MurR/RpiR family transcriptional regulator: MTQNIDSLLRAYYTNLSEKYKQIADYILKTEHFNQSLTIQEFAADCGVSTATISRFAKMLTFANFQALKMALLAKQATPTDNPLFHEISNNDDYLTMADKIFASNTNALKATRSLLTEAQLRQAVDYINQAKRLSLFGLGASGIVAQDGYHKFLRTAIPTVYSQDYHLQLMQATQLTEQDCALIISHSGQNKDALEIARILKERHVPLIVITSFGNSTLAKLGDVTLLSISEETNYRAEALHALIAQISIVDSLFMMVAVNNGPQTEQSFKAIRTEIDRTRQK; encoded by the coding sequence ATGACACAAAACATCGATTCCTTACTCCGTGCGTACTACACGAATTTAAGTGAAAAATACAAACAAATCGCAGATTACATCTTAAAAACTGAACATTTCAATCAAAGTTTAACGATTCAAGAATTTGCGGCTGACTGTGGTGTTTCAACAGCCACTATTTCCCGTTTCGCCAAAATGTTGACCTTCGCAAACTTCCAGGCACTCAAAATGGCGTTACTTGCTAAACAAGCAACCCCAACAGATAATCCACTCTTCCATGAAATTAGTAATAATGATGACTATCTGACCATGGCCGATAAAATTTTCGCATCCAATACTAATGCGCTCAAAGCAACTCGTTCACTACTGACTGAAGCGCAATTACGGCAAGCCGTTGATTATATCAACCAGGCCAAGCGCTTAAGTTTATTTGGCTTGGGCGCTTCTGGAATCGTCGCTCAAGATGGCTACCACAAATTTTTACGAACTGCGATTCCAACTGTTTACAGCCAAGACTACCATCTACAATTGATGCAGGCCACCCAACTCACCGAACAAGACTGTGCGCTGATTATTTCACATAGTGGTCAAAATAAAGATGCTTTAGAAATTGCACGCATCTTAAAAGAACGTCACGTTCCACTGATTGTCATCACCAGTTTTGGCAATTCAACCCTCGCTAAATTGGGTGATGTGACACTGTTGTCCATTTCCGAAGAAACCAATTACCGCGCCGAAGCACTACACGCGTTAATTGCACAAATCAGCATCGTCGATAGTCTGTTTATGATGGTCGCCGTTAATAATGGCCCACAAACAGAACAAAGTTTCAAAGCCATTCGGACTGAAATTGATCGGACTAGACAAAAATAA
- the gnd gene encoding phosphogluconate dehydrogenase (NAD(+)-dependent, decarboxylating) yields MKLAMIGLGKMGINLVANLRRNGHEVVAFDLNEAAVQEATRLGALPAKDIDDVVAQLPQPKIVWSMLPAGKPTQATIETLSTKLTAGDIVIDGGNSFFEDSKQHNALLAAKGIHFFDVGTSGGMSGANADGNFMIGGDSAEVFKQIEPIFKDIAQKDGYLYTGKAGSGHYLKMVHNGIEYGMMQSIAEGFDVLSHGEFEYDNEAVAKVWSNGSVIRGWLMELAESAFAKDPNLEGLKGIMHSSGEGKWTLDEALKLQVPTPVIGLSLMMRYRSLEDDTFTGKVVAALRNEFGGHAVDKK; encoded by the coding sequence ATGAAATTAGCAATGATTGGTTTAGGCAAAATGGGGATTAACTTGGTCGCTAACTTACGACGTAATGGGCACGAGGTTGTCGCCTTTGACTTAAATGAAGCAGCGGTTCAAGAAGCAACCCGCTTAGGTGCATTACCTGCAAAGGATATTGATGATGTGGTGGCACAATTGCCACAACCTAAAATTGTGTGGAGCATGTTACCTGCTGGTAAGCCAACACAAGCCACAATCGAAACGTTAAGTACCAAATTGACAGCCGGTGACATTGTCATTGACGGTGGTAATTCATTTTTCGAAGATTCTAAACAACACAATGCATTGCTTGCCGCAAAAGGGATTCATTTCTTCGATGTCGGAACTTCTGGCGGGATGAGCGGTGCTAACGCAGACGGAAACTTCATGATCGGCGGCGACAGCGCGGAAGTCTTCAAACAGATTGAACCGATTTTTAAAGATATTGCTCAAAAAGATGGCTATCTCTATACCGGGAAGGCTGGTAGTGGTCATTATCTCAAAATGGTGCATAATGGAATTGAATACGGCATGATGCAATCTATCGCTGAAGGATTCGATGTGTTATCACATGGTGAGTTTGAATATGATAACGAAGCGGTTGCTAAGGTTTGGAGTAATGGTTCTGTGATTCGCGGCTGGTTGATGGAATTAGCGGAATCTGCTTTTGCAAAAGACCCTAACTTAGAAGGCTTAAAAGGTATCATGCACTCATCAGGTGAAGGAAAATGGACATTAGATGAAGCCTTGAAATTACAAGTCCCAACACCGGTCATTGGTTTATCATTGATGATGCGGTATCGTTCACTTGAAGATGATACATTCACTGGTAAAGTTGTCGCTGCTTTACGAAATGAATTCGGCGGCCATGCAGTTGATAAGAAATAA
- the gntK gene encoding gluconokinase has protein sequence MKYMIGADIGTTSTKAVLYDLKGNVKAYANVGYPLYQTVPDMAEEDPDEIFNAVSEVLRQVMRKGNVQAGELQGVSFSAAMHSLILMDANDQPLTRAITWADNRAAKASQQLKENGLGQAIYQHTGTPIHPMAPLSKLIWLKEAQPELFNQASQFIDIKTYVFQKLFHTYQMDYSIASATGLFNIFNLDWDQQALEVAGVTRQQLPELVEPTDYVKGIDPIYGELTGIGAEVPFIFGASDGVLSNLGVNAIDPGVVAVTIGTSGAVRVVVDHPVVDPNGKLFCYALTKDKWVVGGPVNNGGIVFRWVRDQLFAPEKIKAEQMHVSTYDILTQIAAEIPAGSDGLLFHPYLGGERAPIWDADARGSYFGLTRQHTRAHMVRAALEGIVYNLYMVMLMIEGVAGKPKSIQATGGFSRSELWRPMLADVFEQDVTIPESFESSCLGAAVLGMYSLGLVDDLSAVKEMVGVTNVHHPEEANFEVYRELLPIWIRLTRELNTEYGAIADFQRKHMQVKE, from the coding sequence ATGAAATATATGATTGGTGCGGATATTGGAACAACAAGTACGAAAGCGGTTTTATATGATTTAAAAGGGAATGTTAAAGCTTACGCAAACGTTGGTTATCCTTTATATCAAACCGTACCCGATATGGCAGAAGAAGATCCGGATGAAATTTTTAATGCAGTGTCAGAAGTATTACGACAGGTGATGCGCAAGGGCAACGTTCAAGCCGGCGAATTACAGGGCGTTAGTTTCTCGGCTGCGATGCACAGCTTGATTCTGATGGATGCAAATGATCAACCGCTAACTCGGGCAATTACTTGGGCGGATAATAGAGCTGCTAAAGCAAGTCAACAATTGAAAGAAAATGGGTTGGGCCAAGCCATTTATCAACACACTGGCACACCAATCCATCCGATGGCGCCACTTTCAAAACTGATTTGGCTGAAAGAAGCGCAACCTGAATTGTTCAACCAAGCTAGTCAATTCATCGATATTAAAACGTATGTCTTCCAAAAACTTTTCCATACGTATCAAATGGATTATTCAATCGCTTCAGCAACCGGCTTGTTCAACATTTTTAATTTAGATTGGGATCAACAAGCCCTTGAAGTGGCTGGTGTCACACGCCAACAACTACCTGAATTAGTCGAACCAACGGATTATGTTAAAGGGATTGATCCGATCTATGGTGAATTAACCGGCATTGGTGCTGAAGTACCATTTATCTTTGGCGCCAGCGATGGGGTTTTATCAAACCTTGGGGTAAATGCAATTGATCCAGGCGTAGTCGCCGTTACTATCGGGACAAGCGGTGCCGTGCGAGTGGTTGTTGATCATCCAGTGGTTGATCCAAACGGTAAATTATTCTGTTACGCCTTAACCAAGGATAAATGGGTGGTCGGTGGACCGGTCAATAACGGGGGAATTGTCTTCCGTTGGGTGCGCGATCAACTTTTTGCACCTGAAAAAATCAAGGCTGAACAAATGCATGTTTCAACATACGATATTTTGACACAAATTGCGGCAGAAATTCCGGCTGGTTCAGATGGACTCTTATTCCATCCTTACTTGGGTGGCGAACGGGCACCAATCTGGGATGCAGATGCACGTGGATCATACTTCGGTTTGACGCGGCAACATACACGGGCGCACATGGTGCGTGCAGCGCTTGAAGGCATCGTTTATAACTTATACATGGTGATGCTGATGATTGAAGGTGTGGCAGGTAAACCAAAGAGTATTCAGGCAACGGGTGGCTTCTCCCGTTCAGAATTATGGCGCCCAATGTTGGCGGATGTCTTTGAACAAGACGTCACGATTCCAGAAAGTTTCGAAAGCTCATGTTTAGGTGCTGCTGTCTTAGGGATGTATAGTTTAGGCTTAGTGGATGATCTATCAGCTGTCAAAGAAATGGTTGGTGTGACGAATGTGCATCATCCAGAAGAAGCCAACTTTGAAGTTTATCGCGAACTATTACCAATCTGGATTCGATTAACACGGGAATTAAATACGGAATACGGCGCAATTGCTGACTTCCAACGCAAACATATGCAAGTTAAAGAGTAA
- a CDS encoding IS30-like element ISLpl1 family transposase, with protein MSSITYSERIKIETFCELGLSNIQMGVRLNRSPSTISYELSRCQPYQAELAQTDAEYKRSRCGRKTKLSDELKQKILNHLRLSWSPGMIAHEFKLATKSIYNWLNQGRIGFSLNDLPEHGVRQRRNVDQRSKYNQSLGRSIEQRPMMINQRKRIGDFELDTVVGPRGHSKAVLLTLIDRKSRFLWAYRLKDRTTATVNEALTKFLTTFNGPVHSFTVDRGTEFSGLVSLESQYGIKTYYCHAYTPAERGSNERFNRNLRYFYPKGTRFEHISAQDLTTTLLQINQRPLKILDWQTPYQVMLTNLSKNSD; from the coding sequence TTGTCTAGTATAACCTATTCCGAACGAATTAAAATCGAAACCTTTTGTGAACTAGGGCTGTCCAATATCCAAATGGGCGTTCGGCTGAACCGATCACCGTCAACAATTTCTTATGAATTATCTCGATGTCAACCTTATCAGGCTGAATTAGCACAAACAGATGCCGAATACAAGCGATCACGATGTGGTCGGAAAACTAAGCTGAGCGATGAGTTAAAGCAAAAAATTCTCAACCATTTACGTCTAAGCTGGTCACCAGGAATGATTGCTCACGAATTTAAACTAGCTACTAAATCTATTTATAATTGGCTAAATCAGGGGAGAATTGGTTTCTCCTTGAATGATCTACCTGAACATGGCGTACGCCAACGGCGTAACGTTGACCAACGATCCAAATATAATCAATCTTTGGGGCGATCAATTGAACAGCGTCCCATGATGATTAATCAACGTAAGCGCATCGGCGATTTTGAACTAGATACAGTCGTTGGTCCTCGTGGGCATAGTAAGGCAGTTTTATTAACTTTAATCGATCGAAAATCACGGTTCCTTTGGGCATACCGGTTAAAAGATCGGACGACAGCGACTGTTAATGAAGCACTAACTAAGTTCCTAACCACTTTTAATGGTCCGGTGCACAGCTTTACTGTGGACCGTGGCACTGAGTTTAGTGGGCTAGTATCACTTGAATCACAATATGGTATTAAGACCTATTACTGCCATGCTTATACTCCAGCTGAACGTGGTAGTAATGAACGCTTTAATCGGAATTTACGTTATTTTTATCCTAAAGGGACTCGTTTTGAGCACATTAGTGCTCAAGATTTAACGACGACGTTACTCCAAATTAACCAGCGACCGCTTAAAATACTCGACTGGCAAACACCGTATCAGGTTATGCTGACAAATTTGTCCAAAAATTCGGATTAA
- a CDS encoding Nramp family divalent metal transporter has protein sequence MDKKQREDSQKGELNQQKHEKFIHYADGTSLEEINNTVAIPKNAGFWRTLMAFMGPGALVAVGYMDPGNWITSIAGGAQYAYTLISVILVSNLIAMLLQAMAARLGIVTGMDLAQMTRAKTGKKMGIFLWIVTELAIMATDIAEIIGSAIALELIFNIPLLWGVLITAFDVLLLLLLMKLGFRKIEAIVATLVAVILFVFLYEVILAQPNMGDVMRGFVPSTRIVTNQKMLFLALGIVGATVMPHNLYLHSSIAQARQYDRDDYAEKKKAIKFTVIDSNIQLSVAFIVNCLLLVLGAAMFFGTNSDLGRFVDLFNALQNKEIVGSIASPMLSLLFAVALLASGQNSTITGTLSGQIVMEGFVRMKIPLWARRVITRGLSILPVIIFTVYYHGNEAQVENLLIYSQVFLSVALPVSMIPLTMFTSDEKIMGPFVNRPWVKYTAWFVTIVLTLLNIYLILQTIGLVG, from the coding sequence ATGGATAAGAAGCAGCGAGAAGATTCACAAAAGGGTGAACTTAATCAACAAAAGCATGAGAAATTCATACACTATGCTGATGGCACGAGTCTTGAAGAAATTAATAACACGGTTGCGATTCCCAAGAACGCTGGTTTTTGGCGGACGTTGATGGCCTTTATGGGACCTGGTGCGTTAGTGGCCGTTGGTTATATGGATCCAGGGAACTGGATCACGTCAATCGCCGGTGGTGCGCAATACGCATACACCTTGATCAGTGTGATCCTAGTATCAAACTTAATTGCGATGTTATTACAAGCAATGGCAGCGCGTTTAGGAATTGTGACCGGAATGGATTTAGCGCAGATGACGCGGGCCAAAACCGGTAAAAAGATGGGGATTTTCCTCTGGATTGTCACCGAATTAGCAATTATGGCGACCGACATCGCCGAAATTATTGGTTCCGCAATTGCGTTAGAACTGATTTTCAACATCCCATTGCTCTGGGGTGTCTTAATTACCGCATTTGACGTCTTGCTATTATTACTATTAATGAAACTTGGTTTCCGGAAGATCGAAGCGATTGTCGCAACCTTGGTGGCCGTTATTTTATTCGTTTTCTTATACGAAGTGATTCTAGCGCAACCAAATATGGGCGACGTAATGCGCGGATTTGTACCAAGTACACGGATTGTTACCAACCAGAAGATGCTATTCTTGGCATTAGGGATTGTCGGGGCAACTGTTATGCCGCATAATCTCTACTTGCATTCGTCAATCGCACAAGCACGTCAATATGACCGTGACGATTACGCCGAAAAGAAGAAAGCAATCAAGTTTACAGTCATTGATTCAAACATTCAATTATCAGTCGCATTTATCGTTAACTGTTTACTCTTAGTTTTAGGGGCAGCAATGTTCTTTGGAACTAACAGTGATTTAGGACGATTCGTTGACTTATTCAATGCTTTACAAAACAAAGAAATTGTTGGGAGCATTGCTAGCCCAATGTTGAGTTTACTCTTTGCCGTTGCTTTATTAGCTTCTGGTCAAAATTCAACCATCACAGGGACACTTTCAGGACAAATCGTCATGGAAGGTTTCGTTCGCATGAAGATTCCATTGTGGGCACGACGGGTGATTACCCGTGGGTTATCAATCTTACCTGTTATTATTTTCACGGTTTACTACCATGGGAACGAAGCACAAGTTGAAAACCTCTTGATTTACTCACAAGTCTTCTTGAGTGTTGCATTGCCAGTCTCGATGATTCCATTGACAATGTTCACGAGTGATGAAAAAATCATGGGCCCATTCGTTAACCGCCCTTGGGTGAAATATACGGCATGGTTTGTCACAATTGTGTTGACGCTTTTAAATATCTATTTGATTCTACAAACAATCGGCTTAGTTGGCTAA
- a CDS encoding MgtC/SapB family protein, protein MFEVTSVHIIIRLLLATLIAGIIGSDREYKNRPAGMRTHILVCIGACVIAMIQQEIAAQNVQFALAHSAISTTIRSDQARLIAQVVSGIGFLGAGTIIVTRHKIQGLTTAASLWATAGLGLAIGMGYYQIAVISAVFVIFVIVFLKKIIHINTLKKIEIKYKHKLETKEFIQSYFEQHQIQIRDVNFSVTQNERDTIYTNVYRIEIPREMQYAEIVEDISMNKNIMTIRMVSV, encoded by the coding sequence TTGTTTGAAGTAACGAGTGTGCATATCATTATTCGACTGCTACTGGCAACCTTAATTGCTGGGATTATCGGATCTGATCGGGAATATAAGAACCGCCCAGCCGGAATGCGGACACACATTCTGGTCTGCATTGGTGCGTGTGTGATTGCGATGATTCAGCAGGAAATCGCAGCGCAAAACGTTCAATTTGCATTAGCGCATAGTGCGATTAGTACCACTATTCGTTCTGATCAAGCGCGGCTGATTGCACAAGTTGTCAGTGGGATTGGTTTTTTAGGAGCTGGAACGATTATTGTCACCCGCCACAAGATTCAAGGATTGACGACGGCGGCCTCACTTTGGGCTACTGCGGGATTAGGACTTGCAATTGGGATGGGCTACTATCAAATTGCGGTGATCAGTGCGGTCTTTGTCATTTTCGTGATTGTCTTCTTGAAAAAGATTATTCACATCAATACGTTGAAAAAAATCGAAATTAAGTATAAGCATAAATTGGAAACCAAGGAGTTTATTCAGAGCTATTTTGAACAACATCAGATTCAAATTCGCGATGTGAACTTCTCAGTAACGCAAAACGAACGTGATACGATTTACACTAACGTCTATCGCATCGAAATTCCCCGGGAAATGCAATATGCAGAAATTGTGGAAGATATCTCGATGAATAAGAACATCATGACGATTCGAATGGTCAGTGTCTAA
- a CDS encoding uracil-xanthine permease family protein, with protein MNEQSQKLMVGPDEPISNQEAGFLGLQHVLAMDVYVPPVIIAGLLAMGLDAKAGLIQATFLAAGIGTILQTKFFMKMPVSQGPSFVPIGAIAGIYFASGAKDGGMATVIGASIVGSILLILLGVTGLFQKIINSLVPQVVGGTIITIVGLSLMPSALGDNIFKAQGNINENLLLAVVTVAILILCVSLGIYFPKLQKLFKVSSIIIALLGGTVLATMLGKFDWQSVNEASWFSLPSFTAFHYGMHFSMTAIMTFVIIYAVLMTETTGTWFAMSAVTDSPISKKQWNHGIIGEGISCLIAALLGGSPVTGYATNAGIISITGVASKKVFVSAGIWFIIFGFFNKLAAFLSAIPAPVIGGIFAIICSTIMLNGLNVIRTLHTQERDMYIIGIPIILCIAIIIMPQSLVKATPQMIQYLLESPISICALAAIILNLILPRDRQIAFN; from the coding sequence ATGAATGAACAATCTCAAAAATTAATGGTCGGTCCTGACGAGCCGATTTCGAATCAAGAAGCTGGCTTCTTAGGACTACAACACGTTTTAGCAATGGATGTCTACGTTCCCCCCGTTATCATTGCCGGTTTATTGGCGATGGGTCTTGATGCAAAAGCCGGCTTAATTCAAGCGACATTCCTTGCTGCCGGGATTGGTACGATTCTTCAAACCAAATTTTTTATGAAAATGCCTGTTTCCCAAGGTCCTTCATTTGTTCCAATTGGGGCAATCGCCGGGATTTACTTTGCTAGTGGTGCTAAAGACGGCGGGATGGCAACGGTGATTGGCGCTTCAATTGTCGGTTCAATTCTGTTAATTCTTCTCGGCGTCACCGGCCTCTTCCAAAAAATTATTAACAGCTTAGTCCCCCAAGTCGTCGGTGGCACAATCATCACCATCGTTGGTCTTTCACTGATGCCATCTGCTTTAGGTGATAACATTTTCAAAGCACAGGGCAATATCAATGAGAACTTACTCCTGGCTGTTGTGACCGTCGCCATTCTAATTCTTTGTGTTTCGCTAGGTATCTACTTCCCTAAATTACAAAAACTCTTCAAAGTTAGTTCCATCATCATCGCCTTATTAGGCGGAACTGTTTTAGCAACCATGCTTGGTAAATTTGACTGGCAAAGTGTGAACGAAGCGAGTTGGTTTAGCTTGCCAAGTTTCACCGCATTCCACTATGGTATGCACTTTTCGATGACAGCAATCATGACCTTCGTCATTATCTACGCCGTTTTAATGACCGAAACGACCGGGACTTGGTTTGCAATGAGTGCCGTTACGGATTCGCCCATCAGTAAGAAACAATGGAATCACGGGATTATCGGTGAAGGAATTAGCTGTTTAATCGCTGCACTCTTAGGCGGCTCACCAGTTACAGGGTATGCAACTAACGCCGGCATTATTTCAATCACCGGTGTTGCTAGTAAAAAAGTATTCGTTTCTGCCGGGATTTGGTTTATCATCTTCGGCTTCTTTAATAAATTAGCGGCCTTCTTATCAGCGATTCCAGCCCCAGTTATTGGTGGGATTTTCGCCATCATTTGTTCAACTATCATGCTCAACGGGTTAAATGTTATTCGCACACTACACACCCAAGAACGTGATATGTACATCATCGGAATTCCAATCATTCTATGTATCGCCATCATCATCATGCCACAATCATTGGTGAAAGCAACGCCTCAAATGATCCAATACTTACTTGAATCACCAATTTCGATTTGTGCGCTTGCCGCAATTATTCTCAACTTAATCTTACCAAGAGACAGACAAATTGCGTTTAATTAG
- a CDS encoding amidohydrolase family protein: protein MGSFNPSLPRFIPSCTTETLQQLGQLAQSQHITVQTHCSESDWEHDYVRERYGHTDSEMLQSFGLLNQHSVLAHATQLTTTDQSIIKTEQAAIAHCPISNAYFGNGILPAHELLNQGIKIGLGSDIAGSYTPSLYANLQQAVTASQIRQDGVDATIAADQRGVANSRISAKQAFYMATVGGATSLGIQAGAIESGLLADFQIVQAPPRFASLTPDEQLEQLLFRHTKHQIKAVYVQGKLVHEKEHNWYE, encoded by the coding sequence ATGGGTTCATTCAACCCGTCATTACCCCGCTTCATCCCTAGTTGCACAACTGAAACACTTCAGCAACTCGGTCAACTTGCACAGTCCCAACACATCACCGTTCAGACACACTGCAGCGAAAGCGACTGGGAACACGATTATGTACGCGAACGTTACGGCCATACAGACTCTGAGATGTTGCAATCATTCGGATTATTGAATCAACATTCGGTATTAGCACATGCAACACAACTGACAACTACTGACCAAAGTATCATTAAAACCGAACAAGCAGCGATTGCGCACTGCCCTATCTCAAATGCCTATTTTGGTAACGGGATTCTCCCCGCACACGAGTTACTTAATCAAGGCATTAAAATTGGGCTTGGCAGTGATATCGCCGGTAGTTATACCCCTAGCTTATATGCCAATTTGCAACAAGCCGTAACGGCCTCCCAAATTCGACAAGACGGGGTTGACGCCACCATTGCGGCTGACCAACGCGGTGTTGCGAACAGTCGGATCAGTGCTAAACAAGCTTTTTATATGGCAACCGTCGGTGGTGCAACTAGTCTTGGCATTCAAGCTGGTGCCATTGAATCGGGATTGCTTGCTGATTTCCAAATCGTTCAAGCGCCACCACGCTTTGCAAGTCTTACACCAGATGAACAACTCGAACAACTTTTATTCCGCCACACCAAACACCAAATTAAGGCCGTCTACGTTCAAGGTAAACTGGTCCACGAAAAGGAGCACAACTGGTATGAATGA
- a CDS encoding amidohydrolase family protein, with the protein MPITLKASYFSANSPNSSSFHEDSLIELSDNGQITNIIHQTASEYSERLSAARQHDHLITLAPGHFLLPGFIDLHNHAPQWPQAGIALDRPLADWLNHYTFPLEARYADLDFATPVYQDLVTEMLANGTTNALYFGTIHESTTRRNLFPSRATGFHRKCYDR; encoded by the coding sequence TTGCCAATCACACTAAAAGCAAGTTATTTTTCTGCAAATTCACCAAATTCTAGTTCATTTCACGAAGATTCACTGATAGAACTCAGTGATAATGGTCAAATCACAAACATTATTCATCAAACGGCGTCAGAATACTCTGAACGATTATCAGCTGCACGCCAACATGACCACTTAATCACACTCGCTCCCGGACACTTCTTGTTACCAGGCTTTATCGATCTACACAATCATGCGCCACAATGGCCACAAGCTGGAATTGCCCTTGATCGCCCTTTAGCTGATTGGCTCAATCATTATACCTTTCCTCTTGAAGCGCGCTACGCCGATTTAGATTTCGCCACACCTGTGTATCAAGACTTAGTGACCGAAATGCTCGCTAACGGCACAACAAACGCCCTATATTTCGGAACAATTCACGAATCTACGACTCGCAGAAATTTGTTCCCAAGCAGGGCAACGGGCTTTCATCGGAAGTGTTACGATAGATAA